ttgatttcgttgcgaggttttgacctctatatgagacgtttttcaaagactgcattcattttaaaacaaaccataacctttatttcatcaataaaggtttgaaaagctttacgtagattatcaaataatgataatctaaaatatcctgtttacacacgaccattacataatggtttacaatacaaatatgttacaaaaaataagtttcttgaatgcagtttttacacaatatcatacaagcatggactccaaatctcgtccttatttaagtatgcgacagcggaagctcttaataatcacctgagaataaacatgcttaaaacgtcaacaaaaatgttggtgagttataggtttaacctatatatatcaaatcataataatagaccacaagatttcatatttcaatacacatcccatacatagagataaaaatcattcatatggtgaacacctggtaaccgacattaacaagatgcatatataagaatatccccatcattccgggacacccttcggatatgatataaatttcgaagtactaaagcatccggtactttggatggggtttgttaggcccaatagatctatctttaggattcgcgtcaattagggtgtctgttccctaattcttagattactagacttaataaaaaggggcatattcgatttcgataattcaaccatagaatgtagtttcacgtacttgtgtctattttgtaaatcatttataaaacctgcatgtattctcatcccaaaaatattagattttaaaagtgggactataactcactttcacagatttttacttcgtcgggaagtaagacttggccactggttgattcacgaacctataacaatatatacatatatatcaaagtatgttcaaaatatatttgcaacacttttaatatattttgatgttttaagtttattaagtcagctgtcctcgttagtaacctacaactagttgtccacagttagatgtacagaaataaatcgataaatattatcttgaatcaatccacgacccagtgtatacgtatctcagtattgatcacaactcaaactatatatattttggaatcaacctcaaccctgtatagctaactccaacattcacatatagagtgtctatggttgttccgaaatatatatagatgtgtcgacatgataggtcgaaacattgtatacgtgtctatggtatctcaagattacataatatacaatacaagttggttaagttatggttggaatagatttgttaccaattttcacgtagctaaaatgagaaaaattatccaatcttgttttacccataacttcttcattttaaatccgttttgagtgaatcaaattgctatggtttcatattgaactctattttatgaatctaaatagaaaaactataggtttatagtcagaaaaataagttacaagtcgtttttgtaaaggtagtcatttcagtcgaaagaacgacgtctagatgaccattttagaaaacatacttccactttgagtttaaccataatttttggatatagtttcatgttcataataaaaatcattttctcagaataacaacttttaaatcaaagtttatcatagtttttaattaactaacccaaaacagcccgcggtgttactacggcggcgtaaatccggttttacggtatttttcgtgtttcctggttttaaatcattaagttagcatatcatacagatatagaacatgtgtttagttgattttaaaagtcaagttagaaggattaacttttgtttgcgaacaagtttagaattaactaaactatgttctagtgattacaagtttaaaccttcgaataagatagttttatatgtatgaatcgaatgatgttatgaacatcattactaccttaagttccttggataaacctactaaaaaagagaaaaatggatctagcttcaatggatccttggatggctcgaagttcttgaagcagaatcatgacacgaaaacaagttcaagtaagatcatcacttgaaataagattgttatagttatagaaattgaattaaagtttgaatatgattattaccttgtattagaatgataacctactgtaagaaacaaagatttcttgaggttggatgatcaccttacaagattggaagtgagctagcaaacttgaaagtattcttgattttatgcaactagaacttttgaaatttatgaagaacacttagaacttgaagatagaacttgagagagatcaattagatgaagaaaattgaagaatgaaagtgtttgtaggtgtttttggtcgttggtgtatggattagatataaaggatatgaaattttgttttcatgtaaataagtcatgaatgattactcatatttttgtaattttatgagatatttcatgctagttgccaaatgatggttcccacatgtgttaggtgactcacatgggctgctaagagctgatcattggagtgtatataccaatagtacatacatctaaaagctgtgtattgtacaagtacgaatacgggtgcatacgagtagaattgttgatgaaactgaacgaggatgtaattgtaagcatttttgttaagtagaagtattttgataagtgtattaaagtctttcaaaagtgtataaatacatattaaaacactacatgtatattcattttaactgagtctttaagtcatcgttagtcgttacatgtaagtgttgttttgaaacctttaggttaacgatcttgttaaatgttgttaacccaatgtttataatatcaaatgagattttaaattattatattatcatgatattatcatgtatgaatatctcttaatatgatatatatacattaaatgtctttacaacgataatcgttacatatatgtctcgtttaaaaatcattaagttagtagtcttgtttttacatatgtagttcattgttaatatacttaatgatatatttacttatcatagtatcatgttaactatatatatatatatccatatatatgtcatcatatagtttttacaagttttaacgttcgtgaatcaccggtcaacttgggtggtcaattgtctatatgaaacatatttcaattaatcaagtcttaacaagtttgattgcttaacatgttggaaacatttaataatgtaaatatcaatctccattaatatatataaacatggaaaagttcgggtcactacaagatggtcatgcttaaggttttgccttggaaaggcattgttcaatttggtaaacgagggaaactaaatccaagatacattggaccattcaagattttagatcgtgtcgaaccagtagcctaccgacttgaattacctcaacaactcgccaatgtacataatacctttcacgtctcgaatctgaagaagtgcttagctaaagaagatctcactattcctttagacgaaattaaaatcaacgaaaaactataattcgttgaagaacccgtcgagataatggatcgtgaggttaaaaggctcaagcaaaataagataccgatcatctaggttcgatggaatgctcgtagaggacccgagttcacctgggagcgtgaagatcagatgaagaagaaatacccgcacctatttccagaagattcgtcaacaccttctacaactcaaaatttcgggacgaaatttatttaacgggtaggtgctgtagtgacccaaatttttcaaaaatatatatattaaatgatatctaatattaacatgattaaatatttccaacatgttaagcaatcaaacttgttaagacttgattatttgttatgagtttcatgtagacaattgaccacccaagttgaccggcgattcacgaacgttaaaacttgtaaaatatgggcatatatatggttaacatgagattatgataagtaagtatctcactaagtatattaacaatgtgtgatacataaaaaatgagaatattaaattatgaagctcgaaacgatatacataacgattatcgttataacaacgtcttactaaatacatatgtattgtattaagatattgatatactatatttaacatgataaaatgataattaagtatatcattgagtgtattaacaatgaactatacaagtaagatgagagtactaacttaaggatttcgaaacaatatatatatgtaacgattatcgttataatagtattttaacatatatatatgatgttaagatatattcatacaccatgttatcatgttaacataataatttaacatctcattagatataataaacaatgggttaacaacattaaatgagatcgttaacttaatggtttcaaaacaacacttacatgtaacgactaacgatgacttaacgactcagttaaaatgtatatacatgtagtatattaagaggtattaatacactttttcaagacttcatgacatatatcaaagtacttctaattaacaaaaatacttaaaattacatcctcattcattttcatcaacaattctactcgtatgcacccgtattcgtactcgtacaatacacagcttctaagatgtatatactattggtatatacactcaataatctgctccttagcataccatgtgagtcattaaaaatgtgggaaccatcatttggcaactagcataaaatatctcacaaaattacaaaaaatattataattcatttatgaattatttacatgaaaacaaacttacacatcctttatatctaatccatataccaatgaccaaaaacacctacaaacactttcattcttcaattttattcatctaattgatctctctcaagttctatcttcaagttccaagtgttcttcataaattttataagttctagtttcataaaatcaagaatactatcgagtttgtaagattacttccaagctttctaatccaatccaagtaatcatctaagctcaagaaatctttcttatttacagtaagatatctttctaatacaaggtaatactcatatttaaattttgattcaatttctataactataactatcgtatttcgagtggaaatcttacttgaacttgttttcgtgtcatgattctacttcaagaactttcaagccatacaagaatcctttgaagctagatcaatttttttcacttccagtaggtttaactactaaacttgaggtagtaatgatgttcataacatcattcgattcatatatataaaactatcttatttgaagatttgaacatgtaatcactagaacatagtttagttaattctaaacttgttcgcaaacaaagttaatccttctaacttgacttttaaaatcaactaaaaacatgttctatatctatatgatattctaacttaatgatttaaaacctggaaacatgaagaacaccgtaaaaaccggacatacgccgttgtagtaacaccgcaggctgttttgggttagttaattaaaaactatgataaactttgatttaaaagtttttcttctggaaaaatgatttttcttatgaacatgaaactatatctaaaaatcatggttaaacacaaagtggaagtatgtttttcaaaatggtcatcaagacgtcgttctttcgactgaaatgactacctcttataatattgaattgtaacctatatttccgactataaacttatactttttctgttttgattaataaacttaagttcaatatgaaaccatagcaatttgaatcactcaaaacggatttaaaacgaagaatgacgggtaaaacaaaattggataaatttgctagttttagctacgaaaattttgtaacaaatctagactaaacatatcctaacatgtatacaatgttttgacatatcatatcgacccatctattataaatattatgaaatcttgggataccatagacatgtagtAGTCTATTTGATGTAGTTAGATTACTTGTTTAattggatttgaaacgaagaatgacgggtaaaacaaaattggataaatttatattgtattatacatattatgaaatcttgggataccatagacatgtatacaatgttttgacatatcatatctacccatctatatatatatttcggaacaaccatagacactctatatgcagtaatgtttgagttacctatacagggttgaggttgattccaaaataatatatataccttgagagcttcagatgttgcatactaaaataaggacaggatttggagtccatgcttgtatgatattgtgtaaaaactgcattcaagaaacttatttcgatgtaatatatttttattgtaaaccattatgtaatggtcgtgtgtaaacggtatattttagattatcattattttataatctatgtaatgctttttaaacctttatcgataaaatagatgttatggttttaaaaaaaaaaaatgaatacagtctttgaaaatcgtctcatatagaggtcaaaacctcgcgacgaaatcaattaatatggaacgtttataatctatatgaacgggacatttcacatgaccACGTTTTTATTTATCTATATATCTTTTTTTTAACGGTCAAAGAATAATCAATATATTAGAATGCTCCCTATCAAGGCGCTAAGGGagaaaaacgagcatacaaaattACAAAGGCATAGACACCCATAAGTTCCAATTTGAAACTAAATGACTTCTATGTTTAATCCAACGAAAAACAAGTAATCTAACTACATCAAATAGACTACTTCTAGAACAAAACAAATCGTTAAATACAATGCCGTTTCTAAACCTCCAAATCACCCAAAGAAGCGTGCAAACTGAAGCTATAATTTGGTCCTTGTCTTTAATCGATAATTGGACACCTTCGAGCCAAACAATGAAGGAATCCCAAGACACAAAAATAGGCATCGAACAATTAAACCACACACGTAACTTATGCCATAACTCGGAAACAAAAGAACATCCAAAGAAGGCATGGTCCTGCGTCTCAACCCCATTATTATAAACCGAACAAACAATCGTAGGAACCTCTATTCCTTTTGCGGAAAGATTCCACCGAACCGGAAGAGCATTCAAACGTAATCTCCATAAAAAAATATTAACTTTACGAGGGAGGAATTTGTACCATGTAGTAGTAGTCGTAGAAACTGGGAGTAACACGCTATCAATAGTAACCCGAGCTGCTTTAACCGTAAATAAACCATCCGAAGACATAGAGCACAACCAACTATCCTCCCGATCCGTAAGAGTAACATCTCCAATAAAATCCGCAAGAGAGTTAAGGACTTGAATGTTTCGAGTCCCTAAATTCTCCCTTGTCCAAACCCAATTCCACTATCGATTTGTCAATTTATCAGCTATCGTGTCATCTTGATTAACATCTAAATGATATAGCCGATTAAACGAATAAGACAAAGGAATGTTACCACGCCACGGGCCATGCCAAAAGCTGATATTTCGTCCATTACCAACAGCAAGCTTGAAGGAATCTGCTGGAATTAAAGCCTTTGAAATAGCCCCTGTACATACTTTCACTATGGACGACCAACTACTTGAACAATTGGCTAACGATTTCTCAAACACATTCCCATGTATAGATTTTATGATAGCAACCCATAAATCATCCGGATTTAAAAGATAACGCCAACGCCATTTAAGAAAAAGAGAAATATTAAACGCCTTTAGGATACCCACGTTTAGACCGCCACGATCAAACGGGGCTAAAATTTTATCCCACTTAACCCATGGCATTTTTTTATTCCACTCGTTTCAGCCCCAGAAAAATCTCGCCCGTATTGACTCAATACTCTTTAGAAATTTCTCAGGACATTTAAACATGGACATTTAATAAATACCTAGACTTCCCAAAACAGATTTAATCAAGGTTAATCTACCTCCGGATGAGAGAAGACTAGCTTTCCATGTCGATAATATAACTCGAAAATTTTCTACCAAAGGTTCCCAATTAGCGATCACTTTCATGTTAGAACCAATGGGGAAACCTAAGTATTTGGTCACTCGCACCCGAAGATAAAGCAAAAGAATTCACCTCAGAATCATCTACATCAATCCCGATAATCTGAGATTTTGTAACATTAATTTTCAACCCCGAAACCAAATAAAAGATCTCGAGAATAGTCAATATACGATGCAAATCACGCCTATCCCATTCGGAAAAAATAATGACATCATCTGCGTATAAAAAATGAGAAAGCTGAATATTATTCATTCCAACATTAATCCCTCGAATATACTTCAAGTCCATCGCTCAATTCAAAGCCAAATGAAGGCCTTCCATAACAATGAAGAACAAAAAAGGACTTACCGGGTCGCCCTGTCTAAGGCCTCTTTTTATATCGAACTCATGGGTTGGGCTCCCGTTAACAAGAACTGACGTTTTTGCGGAATTCAAACAACCCATAATCCAATTAAACCATTTCGTGCCAAAACCCAAGGATCGTAGCATAAACAACAAATAGTCCCAATTCACAGAATCATATGCTTTTTCGAAGTTAACTTTGAAAAAAGCATCTTTTTATTCGATTTTTTCACCCAAGCAATAATCGCACTTAACATCATGGGACCATCGAGAATTTGGCGGCCTGAAATAAACGATGATTGAACCGGGCTTATCAATCTATCAATTACACCTATAAGACGATTTTATAGAAAAACCCAACCAACGAAATAGGTCTAAAATCATTAATGAGGATGGGATTTTGCACTTTCGATATTAGCGAAAAGAAGGCCGACTTCGCTCTATGAGGCATAACAAAATCAGAAAAAAAGATACGCACATCTCTGCATAAATCGTGACAAATAATATCCCAAAAATGTTTAATAAAACGGAACGAAATACCATCGGGACCTGGCGCTTTAGAACTTCGACAATCCTATACCGCCCGTTTAATTTCCACATCATCTATATCACACTCAAGATAATCGGCTTCCTCCTGGGACAATTTATACGTTGGATCAGTATGCAAGAATTCTGCCCCACTTTGAAAACTATCGAATTTAGACTTAAAATGATCAAAAAATAATTGCTTGATAGCAAATGGGTCAGAAACCCATGACCCATCCACCATAAGGCCATTAATATTTTGGTAATTGTGTTTACGTTTTAGAGAGCAATGAAAAAATTTAGAATTTTCATCACCCTCAACGTCCCATTTAACACGACTTTTTTGTATCATATCCGTGGCTTCTCTCTTTAATAGCTCGTCCCGTTCCAAAAATAGAGCATTTTGTCGATCAGTAGTACTAGAATCGGCAGAACCTGAGTCGATGGCACTATCAAGATCATTTATGTCTTTAGCAAGTTATTTTATTCTTAATGATTCGTTTGATCTCGACGATTGGATCCAAGATTTTAAATGAGCTTTCATCAATCTAAACTTTGCTACTATGTCCATATTCTAACCATTACCAAGCGAGCTCCAGGTAGTACGAACAAAAGATTCAAAATTCGGCCTCTCAAACCAAGAATCGAAAATCTTAAAATACGCCGGGCCAAAATCTACCTTGTCCTGAAAAAGAAGAATAGGAGCGTGATCTGAATAACCCCGATCCAACACTAAGCCCTTAAAATCATCAATGGAATCAAGGACATTACTAGTAATGAAAAATATATCGAGTTTACTAAGTTTGGTCCCGGCTTTATTACGATACATATAACGCACACCACACAACGGGACTTCATATAGGTGGTTTGGTTCAATAAAGTCGTTAAACAAACGAGCATCATGTGAACAAAAGTGAGACCCACATACGTCGTCCCTACTTCTAACTGAATTCCAATCCCCCATAAAAATAAAGTGACCGGGATTATTCATCATGAAATTAGAAAGTTTATTCCAAAGAATCACCTTATTCGATAAAGCTTGTGGAGCATATACATTTACCATAAACGTCTCTATGTTAACTTTTAACCACGTTCCTTTAACTATCACATAATTATCGTCACACCAAATGTTACTTTTCAAGAAAATCGACGGATCCCATAACGAAATAATGCCTCCGAAAAGACCTCGAGCAAGACTCCACGCGTAATCAAAATGCATATTGCTCCATAACGAACGTAATCTAAAAATCTGAAATCAGGATAACTTGGATTCCTGAAGTCCTAGAAACTGAAGTTTTAGTGAAACACAAGGATCTCTTATCCATTTACGTTTCAAGAAAGCCTTCGATCCACAACTATTAATTGAGATTATCTTCATTAAAAAAAATTGGGCTCGTTATAACGATTCAATTTTTTATGACAACCTTTAAGATTAAATCCCAATAATTCCCCGATTCTGAATATGTTCTCACTTTCCTCCAATGACGTCGAAACAACATTAGGATTTGGTTCATGATTTAAAACCATTAACGGTGTGTTGCAATTCACCGAACAACCCGAACCTTGTCCCATACGATCATTATAATCATTAGTAAAACCCGGTGGAAACGGGCGACTAGATGATTCTTCGACCGGTTTTGTATTAATCGAAAAATTGTCTTTCTGAGCCCCAGAATTTACCTCCTCGTCTACTTCTGGTGCATCGTCAGAAACAAGCAAATCCTCATTGAGATGAACTCCAATAAACTCTTTCAAATGGTCTGATAAACTAACATCAACCGAAGAATTAACAGTTGAGTTACTACGTATCTCTTCTTCATCCGTTTAAACGTTATCATTCTTATCTTCCTCGATCGTGGAATCAATGTCAAAACACCAAGAACTAATCTCATGTCCGACGACCGTAATATCTTTGCCATTTATTTCCACCACACTCGATTTGGAAATTTTATTCTTTTCATATGTAGCTATACAAGCACGTGTCACAGCAAGTGGAACTTTACTGTTTTCCTTAAAAAAGAGAAACCGCCCAAAAACGGAAGCCACCTTCTTACATGcaatcatacatacatacatattttttgaaaagaaaaagattatattaacaagactttgaaGTGTACATCATAGGAATTTGAGATTATGCCAAGAAAGGAACTAGAAATCTACAATACTAATAACATAATACTATTGAATTTGATTGAGAATAGTAGGAAACAGTGAGCTACGAAAAAACAAGGAGCTTGGACATTCAACCTTGATCGTCAAATAATGAGGGGTTAAGAAGCCATTGATTCCAATCTAACTTTAACTTCTTCGACCGACTCGATATCCATTTAAATGATTTTATTTGTATCTCGTTAAGTAGCACCGGACCTTTCCCTTTCTTCTTCTGAAAAATTGTATTATTTCTATTTTGCCAAATCATGTAACCACATATCCACTCAATTGCTTGCCATAGTTTGATGGTGTGTTTGCTACGgcgctgatgtcaaagctaaggggtataaaatactattaaa
This genomic window from Rutidosis leptorrhynchoides isolate AG116_Rl617_1_P2 chromosome 2, CSIRO_AGI_Rlap_v1, whole genome shotgun sequence contains:
- the LOC139888594 gene encoding uncharacterized protein, with the protein product MSSDGLFTVKAARVTIDSVLLPVSTTTTTWYKFLPRKVNIFLWRLRLNALPVRWNLSAKGIEVPTIVCSVYNNGVETQDHAFFGCSFVSELWHKLRVWFNCSMPIFVSWDSFIVWLEGVQLSIKDKDQIIASVCTLLWVIWRFRNGIVFNDLFCSRSSLFDVVRLLVFRWIKHRSHLVSNWNLWVSMPL
- the LOC139888595 gene encoding uncharacterized protein, with the translated sequence MPWVKWDKILAPFDRGGLNVGILKAFNISLFLKWRWRYLLNPDDLWVAIIKSIHGNVFEKSLANCSSSWSSIVKVCTGAISKALIPADSFKLAVGNGRNISFWHGPWRGNIPLSYSFNRLYHLDVNQDDTIADKLTNR
- the LOC139888596 gene encoding uncharacterized protein, producing the protein MGCLNSAKTSVLVNGSPTHEFDIKRGLRQGDPLSHFLYADDVIIFSEWDRRDLHRILTILEIFYLVSGLKINVTKSQIIGIDVDDSEVNSFALSSGASDQILRFPHWF
- the LOC139888597 gene encoding uncharacterized protein, encoding MHFDYAWSLARGLFGGIISLWDPSIFLKSNIWCDDNYVIVKGTWLKVNIETFMVNVYAPQALSNKVILWNKLSNFMMNNPGHFIFMGDWNSVRSRDDVCGSHFCSHDARLFNDFIEPNHLYEVPLCGVRYMYRNKAGTKLSKLDIFFITSNVLDSIDDFKGLVLDRGYSDHAPILLFQDKVDFGPAYFKIFDSWFERPNFESFVRTTWSSLGNGSADSSTTDRQNALFLERDELLKREATDMIQKSRVKWDVEGDENSKFFHCSLKRKHNYQNINGLMVDGSWVSDPFAIKQLFFDHFKSKFDSFQSGAEFLHTDPTYKLSQEEADYLECDIDDVEIKRAV